In Candidatus Acidiferrales bacterium, the sequence ATTTGGCCAGGAATTTCATCCGGCGCAGCCGCCGGTTGGTCTTCAATTCCACATAGGGTACCGAGCGCGGCAGTTTTTGCACGGCGCGCAAGTTGACGATCAACTGTTTGCCGGCCGCGTCATGCGGGTTGGGGTAGGAGTCAGAGGCCGCTTCGGCCATCGCATAGACCAGTTTATCCGGCGCGCCATGGTAGCAAAGGACCTTGTCGCCCTTCTTGACCTGCTTCATATAGCGCAGGGCATCGGAGTTCTTCAT encodes:
- a CDS encoding EVE domain-containing protein, giving the protein MARYWLFLSDPGRYHWDTLFVKGKEMWNGMKNSDALRYMKQVKKGDKVLCYHGAPDKLVYAMAEAASDSYPNPHDAAGKQLIVNLRAVQKLPRSVPYVELKTNRRLRRMKFLAKSRLAVSPLAEEEYAEILRMSGYVPPLGLSLLS